One window from the genome of Eucalyptus grandis isolate ANBG69807.140 chromosome 7, ASM1654582v1, whole genome shotgun sequence encodes:
- the LOC120295820 gene encoding abscisic acid receptor PYL2-like, protein MRSGELFIDGALAPYITYSLISRHYNPDSSLCTSLIASCIDASACAVLPLVRGFANPPRCNLFIESRHMRDGNGGVGSVRDIAEILGLLALVSMRRLEVLDDDENEEERMVVTLSLGVIYVLQIPEGNTREDNKSFAHTIVKLNLRMLDERVTASSNKRENEGEHA, encoded by the coding sequence ATGAGGTCAGGGGAGCTCTTCATAGATGGGGCTCTTGCTCCTTACATAACGTACTCCCTCATTAGTCGTCATTACAACCCCGACTCATCGTTGTGCACGTCCCTCATAGCATCATGCATCGACGCATCGGCCTGTGCCGTGCTGCCCTTGGTGCGTGGCTTCGCAAACCCTCCGAGGTGCAATCTATTCATCGAGAGCCGCCACATGAGGGACGGCAACGGCGGGGTTGGGAGCGTGCGTGACATTGCGGAGATTTTGGGATTGCTGGCCTTGGTGAGTATGCGCAGATTGGAGGTCCTCGACGACGAcgagaatgaagaagaaaggatgGTCGTGACTTTGTCTTTGGGAGTCATTTATGTTTTGCAAATCCCCGAAGGAAACACTCGTGAAGATAACAAGTCATTCGCTCACACTATAGTGAAGCTGAACCTGCGAATGCTTGATGAAAGAGTCACGGCTTCTtcgaataaaagagaaaatgaaggagaaCATGCATGA
- the LOC120295821 gene encoding disease resistance protein At4g27190-like, with translation MVQNIQELIAQGQVEEADSENPPPGLVGGALYVNSLAGDEGDFITDSRASIFQGIMKALNDEKVKVVGVYGPGGVGKSTLLEIVENKLRQERGPFRMIVKAEVSRTPDLNNIQGQIADALSLNLKDKESQQGRRDLLFQRLQRDPNEKVLIILDDLWEALDLKAVGIPLGDEIRNCKLLLTSRDKSVLEQKLHAEQTFHLTSLEEDEAFKLFEKIVGDKLREDEELKVKAAQVVTKLAGLPLLINSVASTLKCSKVSTWEDMLIKIEDPHNERIVKWSYDHLESEEAKCLFLLCGLIGGTIEVELLLGLGMGLGLFEGFDNKMQSSRNRLNTMLNSLHSFCLLQDGGDGKENVTIHDLYSEVVVSNVFSRNSLMINNNYGSWPKEKLEKCWACLVNVGSGRLAELMLHRFPHVKILMLLKQYDRGDCSKMDFTYMEEL, from the coding sequence ATGGTCCAGAACATCCAGGAGCTCATTGCGCAGGGTCAAGTCGAGGAGGCTGACTCCGAGAATCCTCCGCCAGGGCTTGTTGGCGGTGCTCTCTACGTGAATTCGTTGGCCGGTGATGAGGGCGACTTTATCACCGATTCGCGAGCTTCCATCTTTCAGGGCATAATGAAAGCTCTGAATGATGAGAAGGTGAAAGTGGTTGGGGTCTACGGGCCTGGCGGCGTGGGGAAGAGTACGCTGTTGGAGATAGTCGAGAATAAACTTAGGCAAGAGAGGGGACCGTTCCGCATGATCGTTAAAGCGGAAGTCTCGCGGACTCCGGATTTAAATAATATCCAAGGCCAGATTGCTGACGCCTTGAGTCTGAATCTGAAGGACAAGGAAAGCCAACAGGGAAGAAGAGATCTTCTGTTTCAGAGATTGCAGAGGGATCCAAATGAGAAGGTTCTCATAATATTGGACGATCTGTGGGAAGCACTTGATTTGAAGGCAGTTGGAATTCCTCTGGGAGATGAGATCAGGAACTGCAAATTGTTGCTCACTTCGAGAGATAAAAGTGTGCTGGAGCAAAAGCTGCATGCCGAACAAACATTTCATCTGACAAGTTTAGAGGAAGACGAAGCTTTCAAGCTATTTGAAAAGATAGTCGGCGACAAGCTCAGAGAGGATGAGGAATTGAAAGTAAAGGCGGCTCAAGTGGTAACCAAGCTTGCAGGTTTGCCTCTTTTGATTAACTCCGTTGCAAGCACCTTAAAATGTAGTAAAGTGTCCACGTGGGAAGACATGTTAATAAAAATAGAAGACCCACATAATGAGAGAATAGTGAAGTGGAGTTACGATCATTTGGAGAGTGAGGAAGCCAAGTGCTTATTCTTGCTTTGTGGTCTTATTGGTGGGACCATTGAAGTCGAACTTTTGCTGGGACTAGGCATGGGTTTGGGCTTGTTTGAGGGATTCGATAACAAGATGCAAAGTTCAAGGAATAGATTGAATACGATGCTCAATAGCCTCCATTCCTTTTGTTTGTTACAGGATGGTGGTGATGGTAAGGAAAATGTGACCATACATGATCTTTATAGCGAGGTGGTTGTCTCGAATGTATTTAGTCGGAATTCCTTAATGATTAATAACAATTATGGCTCATGGCCAAAGGAAAAGCTTGAGAAATGCTGGGCATGCTTAGTTAATGTTGGCAGTGGTAGGCTTGCTGAACTAATGCTGCATCGGTTTCCCCATGTGAAGATACTTATGTTGTTGAAACAATACGATAGGGGAGATTGCAGTAAAATGGATTTCACATACATGGAGGAGCTCTGA